In one window of Ptychodera flava strain L36383 unplaced genomic scaffold, AS_Pfla_20210202 Scaffold_84__1_contigs__length_488627_pilon, whole genome shotgun sequence DNA:
- the LOC139129001 gene encoding uncharacterized protein isoform X2, translated as MRRQAQGVYANLVQELRAEDPESFRQFHRLDRQSFQDILTMISPYIEKQDTNMRSAVNPSERLAVTLRFLATGETFRSLSFQFRIGERSVSAIIEETCGALYNAMKEKFLKTPTSKEEWLKIAEEFHQKWNYPCCIGAIDGKITVELKFLITNTFLVLFYWL; from the exons ATGCGGCGACAGGCTCAGGGAGTGTATGCGAACCTGGTCCAAGAATTAAGGGCTGAAGACCCTGAAAGCTTCCGCCAGTTCCACCGTCTAGACAGACAATCATTTCAAGACATCCTGACAATGATAAGCCCCTACATTGAGAAGCAAGACACTAATATGCGATCTGCAGTTAATCCCAGTGAAAGACTTGCTGTAACCTTACGATTCCTTGCTACAG GGGAAACATTCAGAAGTCTTTCCTTCCAGTTCAGGATTGGTGAAAGGAGTGTTTCAGCCATCATAGAAGAAACATGTGGGGCCTTATACAATGCAATGAAGGAAAAATTCTTGAAG acTCCAACATCAAAAGAAGAATGGCTGAAAATTGCTgaagaatttcatcaaaaatggaACTACCCATGCTGCATTGGTGCCATCGATGGGAAAATCACAGTGGAACTGAAGTTTTTAATTACAAACACTTTTTTAGTATTATTTTATTGGCTTTAG
- the LOC139129001 gene encoding uncharacterized protein isoform X1, whose amino-acid sequence MEANDSASEDEEVLLLLLLLRRCRRRRRAACRTTWTRQWIMRRQAQGVYANLVQELRAEDPESFRQFHRLDRQSFQDILTMISPYIEKQDTNMRSAVNPSERLAVTLRFLATGETFRSLSFQFRIGERSVSAIIEETCGALYNAMKEKFLKTPTSKEEWLKIAEEFHQKWNYPCCIGAIDGKITVELKFLITNTFLVLFYWL is encoded by the exons ATGGAAGCAAATGACAGTGCATCTGAGGATGAAGAAGTATTATTGCTTCTTTTGCTGTTGCGCAGATGTCGGCGTCGAAGGAGAGCAGCGTGCAGAACAACGTGGACAAGACAGTGGATAATGCGGCGACAGGCTCAGGGAGTGTATGCGAACCTGGTCCAAGAATTAAGGGCTGAAGACCCTGAAAGCTTCCGCCAGTTCCACCGTCTAGACAGACAATCATTTCAAGACATCCTGACAATGATAAGCCCCTACATTGAGAAGCAAGACACTAATATGCGATCTGCAGTTAATCCCAGTGAAAGACTTGCTGTAACCTTACGATTCCTTGCTACAG GGGAAACATTCAGAAGTCTTTCCTTCCAGTTCAGGATTGGTGAAAGGAGTGTTTCAGCCATCATAGAAGAAACATGTGGGGCCTTATACAATGCAATGAAGGAAAAATTCTTGAAG acTCCAACATCAAAAGAAGAATGGCTGAAAATTGCTgaagaatttcatcaaaaatggaACTACCCATGCTGCATTGGTGCCATCGATGGGAAAATCACAGTGGAACTGAAGTTTTTAATTACAAACACTTTTTTAGTATTATTTTATTGGCTTTAG
- the LOC139129003 gene encoding uncharacterized protein has product MPPTPASCKDSTDGDDKSTNKPMKTKMKSSKRHQAEMEYELIKGVAESITERNKRQKCGDEKKDAVETFGNYVTQTLRELEPKMRHLAQHRISNILFEAQTGSLMHYNALQNHQQFQAYTHNWQVPYQQNSSPINTTFHAARDSAVHLPPQQNIWQSDNSNTVNSQLSDERHTPIFTQM; this is encoded by the coding sequence ATGCCACCAACCCCAGCCAGCTGTAAGGATTCAACAGACGGTGATGATAAATCAACAAATAAGCCAATGAAGACAAAAATGAAGTCTTCCAAAAGACATCAGGCAGAAATGGAATATGAACTTATAAAGGGAGTTGCAGAATCAATTactgaaagaaacaaaagacagaaGTGTGGTGATGAAAAAAAGGATGCTGTTGAGACTTTTGGGAATTATGTAACCCAAACTCTACGGGAACTTGAACCAAAGATGAGACATTTGGCCCAACACCGAATATCAAATATTCTGTTTGAGGCACAGACAGGGTCTCTTATGCATTATAATGCCCTTCAAAATCATCAGCAATTTCAAGCATACACACACAACTGGCAGGTACCATATCAACAAAACTCAAGTCCCATCAATACCACCTTTCATGCAGCTAGAGATTCTGCTGTTCATCTACCTCCACAGCAGAATATCTGGCAATCAGATAACAGTAACACAGTCAATTCACAATTATCTGATGAACGACATACACCAATATTCACTCAGATGTAA